The following nucleotide sequence is from Allocatelliglobosispora scoriae.
ACGCCTTGGCCGACTCGGGGAACTCGATGCCCTGGATGTCGGCGGCGGCGGCGATCGTGTCGGTGCGGTAGACGAGCGCCGCGTCGACCTCGCCGAGCTTCACCTTGGCGAGTGCGGCCTTGACGTCCTGCTCCAGGGTGACCGGGGTGATCTTGAGCCCGGCCGCGTCGATCGCCTTCTTCGCGGCGGCACCGCACGGGACCTGCTCGGCGCAGAGCGCCACCTTCAGATCGGACTTGGTGAGGTTCTCCAGCGTGTTGATGCCCTTCGGGTTGCCCTTGGGCACCGCGATGACGAGCTGGTTCTTGACGAAGACGACCGGGGTGCCCTCGCCGTCCCCGGCGTCGGTGACGGTCTTCATCGTGGCCGGGCTCGCGGCGGCGAACAGGTCGGCGGGGGCGCCCTGGGTGATCTGGGTGGCGAGCGCGGAGCTCCCGGCGAAGTTGAAGGTCACCTTCGCGCCCGGGTTGGCCGCCTCGAAGTCCTTGCCGATCTGGGTGAACGACTCGGTGAGCGATGCCGCGGCGAAGACGGTGACGCTGCCGGTCACCCCCGGCGACGTCGTCGGGGCCTTCGGCGTCTCGTCCGAGCAGGCACCCATCATCATCGCCGCGGCCGCCGTGACACCGGCGACCGCCGTGCGCATCCACGAAACCCTCACGTGCTGCTCCTCCCCTTGCTGACAGCGGATGTCTGCGGCCTCTCGACGACCACCGTGG
It contains:
- the modA gene encoding molybdate ABC transporter substrate-binding protein, whose amino-acid sequence is MRTAVAGVTAAAAMMMGACSDETPKAPTTSPGVTGSVTVFAAASLTESFTQIGKDFEAANPGAKVTFNFAGSSALATQITQGAPADLFAAASPATMKTVTDAGDGEGTPVVFVKNQLVIAVPKGNPKGINTLENLTKSDLKVALCAEQVPCGAAAKKAIDAAGLKITPVTLEQDVKAALAKVKLGEVDAALVYRTDTIAAAADIQGIEFPESAKAFNDYPIIVLKGAPNKTAAQAFLAWVLSDKGKAVLSKAGFLAP